A single window of Geminocystis sp. M7585_C2015_104 DNA harbors:
- the map gene encoding type I methionyl aminopeptidase: MRDFKGLLFWSKRGEKVKKQRPERTKGLPPMKRGRGIELKNPEEIAQMRTAGRIVATVLKELMTIAKPGMTTAELDAIAEQRIREMGAIPSFKGYHGFPATICACVNEEVVHGIPSPKKVLKMGDLVKIDVGACYNGFHGDSCVTFPIGKLKRETLRLMQVAETALYKGIEQVKEGNYLMDIAGAIQDYVESNGFSVVEDFVGHGVGRNLHEEPSVFNVRTRDLPNVRLEAGMTIAIEPIVNMGRKETRTLKDGWTVVTVDNLPSAQFEHTVLV, from the coding sequence ATGAGAGACTTCAAAGGACTATTATTTTGGAGCAAAAGAGGGGAAAAGGTTAAAAAACAGAGGCCAGAAAGAACAAAAGGCCTGCCGCCCATGAAGAGGGGAAGGGGGATTGAGCTGAAAAATCCCGAGGAAATAGCCCAGATGAGGACAGCAGGGCGGATAGTGGCCACTGTCTTGAAGGAACTTATGACCATAGCCAAACCGGGGATGACCACCGCCGAATTGGATGCCATAGCAGAACAGAGAATCAGGGAGATGGGGGCCATCCCTAGTTTTAAAGGGTATCATGGTTTCCCTGCCACCATCTGTGCCTGTGTGAATGAAGAGGTAGTACATGGGATTCCTAGCCCCAAGAAGGTGCTGAAAATGGGGGATCTGGTGAAGATAGACGTGGGGGCCTGTTACAACGGCTTCCACGGTGATTCCTGTGTCACCTTCCCCATTGGCAAGCTCAAAAGAGAAACCCTTAGGCTAATGCAGGTGGCGGAGACGGCCCTGTATAAAGGGATTGAGCAGGTAAAAGAGGGCAACTATCTGATGGACATTGCCGGCGCCATTCAGGACTACGTAGAAAGTAACGGTTTTTCGGTGGTGGAGGATTTTGTGGGGCATGGGGTGGGCCGTAATCTACATGAGGAGCCCTCTGTATTCAATGTTCGCACTAGGGACTTACCCAATGTGAGGCTAGAAGCCGGCATGACTATAGCTATTGAGCCTATTGTGAATATGGGGAGGAAGGAGACTCGCACCCTGAAAGACGGTTGGACAGTGGTTACAGTGGATAATCTCCCCTCCGCTCAATTTGAACACACTGTATTGGT
- a CDS encoding bifunctional nuclease family protein: MIEMKVAAIALDALTRSPIVLLKDPAERRALPIYIGQDQARSIICALEQQTFPRPLTHDLIVNILQAWNLKLEKVIINALEDNTFYALLCIKNGELEQHIDCRPSDAIALALRVGCPIWVMEEVILDASIPVDREADEQEQEEFRRFVANLSPEDLIRYARQSGSGGGEESSS, encoded by the coding sequence ATGATTGAAATGAAAGTGGCGGCGATTGCGCTGGATGCACTCACTCGCAGTCCCATAGTATTGTTGAAGGACCCTGCGGAACGCCGTGCTTTGCCCATTTATATAGGGCAGGATCAGGCTAGGTCAATTATTTGTGCCCTGGAACAACAAACCTTTCCCCGTCCCCTCACTCATGATTTAATTGTCAACATACTCCAAGCTTGGAATTTGAAACTAGAAAAGGTCATTATCAATGCTCTGGAGGACAATACCTTTTACGCCCTTCTGTGTATTAAAAATGGGGAATTAGAACAACACATTGACTGCCGTCCTAGCGATGCCATTGCCCTCGCCCTGCGGGTTGGTTGTCCTATTTGGGTCATGGAGGAAGTAATATTAGATGCTTCAATACCAGTGGACCGGGAAGCAGACGAACAGGAACAAGAAGAGTTCAGAAGGTTTGTGGCCAATCTCAGTCCTGAGGATTTAATCCGTTATGCCCGTCAGAGTGGCAGTGGTGGCGGGGAGGAAAGTTCCAGCTAG
- the nagA gene encoding N-acetylglucosamine-6-phosphate deacetylase → MTVNIFLKNARLIGHSGLHTLVVEDGCITAITDTHPPDALDMEGDYLSLGGVDLQINGALGLAFTELREENLEKLHEICRYLWQTGVDQFLPTIITTSVDKIHQSLEAIRKFKRQPPQQKEAEILGVHLEGPFLNYEKRGAHPAEYLLPLTLENVKTVLAEYAELVKIITLAPELESTGTIIPYLRSLGITVSLGHSQATAQEAHRAFQQGATMVTHAFNAMPSLHHREGGLLAEAIVNPEVYCGLIADGIHVSQIMITILLRASNFDKGVFLVSDALSPLGLGDGVYPWEGRTIEVKSFTARLPDGTLAGTTLPLLKGAENLFAWGICDLQQAISLATVSPRKAIGLPVSLLGAPAVNLLRWRGDETSKTLSWQRVFGASGSGGACPDP, encoded by the coding sequence ATGACAGTCAATATTTTCCTCAAGAATGCAAGACTGATAGGCCATTCTGGGCTACACACTCTCGTGGTAGAAGATGGGTGCATAACTGCCATTACTGACACCCATCCCCCAGATGCTTTGGATATGGAAGGGGATTATCTTTCCCTAGGGGGGGTAGATTTACAAATCAATGGAGCCCTGGGGTTGGCGTTTACCGAACTCAGGGAGGAAAACCTAGAGAAACTCCATGAAATTTGCCGTTATCTCTGGCAAACGGGAGTAGATCAGTTTCTACCTACCATTATAACCACCTCTGTGGACAAAATTCACCAATCTCTGGAGGCAATTAGGAAATTCAAACGACAACCCCCCCAACAGAAAGAAGCAGAAATCCTTGGGGTCCACCTGGAAGGCCCTTTTTTGAACTACGAGAAAAGGGGCGCCCACCCGGCAGAGTATCTGTTGCCCCTTACCCTGGAAAATGTCAAAACTGTCTTGGCGGAATATGCGGAGCTAGTAAAAATTATTACTCTGGCTCCAGAATTGGAGTCTACAGGCACCATTATCCCCTATTTGCGCTCTTTGGGTATAACAGTCAGCCTAGGGCATTCCCAGGCCACCGCACAAGAGGCTCACAGAGCCTTCCAACAGGGGGCTACCATGGTGACCCACGCCTTCAACGCTATGCCCAGTCTTCATCACCGGGAAGGGGGACTTTTGGCGGAGGCCATTGTCAATCCCGAGGTGTACTGTGGCTTAATTGCCGATGGAATACACGTGTCGCAAATTATGATTACAATACTCCTGAGAGCCAGCAATTTTGACAAGGGGGTGTTTCTAGTTAGCGATGCCCTTTCCCCCCTAGGACTGGGTGACGGTGTCTATCCTTGGGAAGGTAGGACCATTGAAGTAAAAAGTTTCACAGCCCGTCTTCCAGATGGAACTCTTGCCGGCACCACCCTACCTCTGTTAAAGGGGGCAGAAAACCTTTTTGCCTGGGGGATATGTGATTTACAACAGGCCATATCCCTTGCGACAGTATCCCCCAGAAAGGCCATAGGTTTGCCCGTTTCCCTGTTGGGGGCGCCGGCCGTTAATCTACTGCGGTGGCGTGGAGACGAGACTAGCAAGACCCTCAGCTGGCAACGCGTCTTTGGGGCAAGTGGCAGCGGTGGGGCTTGTCCCGACCCTTAG
- the pdxH gene encoding pyridoxamine 5'-phosphate oxidase — MNIPISQLRREYTRGELTEDKVSKDPLQQFRIWFQEAVEAEGILEPNAMTLATVTPEGKPRARTVLLKELDERGFTFFTNYESRKGLEMEKNPWVSLVFWWAPLERQVCIEGRIEKLTPQESDEYFQTRPRGSQLGAWASRQSEVVPNRQFLENRLAEVTRQYEGKEVPRPPYWGGYRVVPHRIEFWQGREDRLHDRLEYYLDENQQWQMVRLSP, encoded by the coding sequence TATACCAGGGGGGAACTAACAGAAGACAAAGTCAGCAAAGATCCCCTACAACAGTTCAGAATCTGGTTTCAGGAAGCGGTAGAAGCAGAAGGAATCCTCGAACCGAATGCCATGACACTGGCTACTGTCACACCAGAAGGGAAACCCAGGGCGAGGACGGTATTATTGAAAGAGCTAGACGAGAGGGGTTTTACCTTTTTTACCAACTATGAAAGTCGTAAGGGGCTAGAGATGGAAAAAAACCCCTGGGTTTCACTGGTGTTCTGGTGGGCGCCCTTGGAAAGACAGGTGTGCATTGAGGGTAGAATTGAAAAATTAACCCCCCAAGAGTCGGATGAGTACTTCCAAACCCGCCCTCGGGGCTCACAATTGGGGGCATGGGCTTCTCGCCAGAGTGAGGTGGTGCCTAACCGGCAATTCTTGGAAAATCGCCTAGCCGAGGTGACACGACAATACGAGGGGAAAGAAGTACCTCGTCCTCCTTACTGGGGAGGCTATAGAGTAGTCCCCCACAGGATAGAATTCTGGCAGGGTAGGGAAGACCGTCTTCATGACCGTCTTGAGTACTACCTGGACGAAAATCAACAATGGCAGATGGTACGTCTGTCGCCCTAA